A window of Apium graveolens cultivar Ventura chromosome 8, ASM990537v1, whole genome shotgun sequence contains these coding sequences:
- the LOC141679713 gene encoding uncharacterized protein LOC141679713, translating into MEKKGRALYPQWLLDGFIVVLAETGLYALELYGHQYTWEKGRGTASWLEIRLDKEMATSSWVDLFPLARLYNLEGTPSNHSPILLRTTTSCLLMGKKWFHFENAWLTEPLCKYIVSDTWEAEVDASLMHKVKTCGDNLSLWGKEVTSCFGKRIKECKFQLKQLRNKRDENSVAEYKVPKKKLFLILDQKEIFWRQRSKQLWLQAGDKNTKYFHGACDYPVLANRMKNMLEKVVSESQSAFIPGRLIFDNIMVSYELIHYLKKKKIGKDGYMALKLDMSKAYDRVEWDFLKAIMRKMGFSDWWIQLVLTCVTTISYSIVHGEVEMGPIHPSHGIRQGDPLSPYLFIIYAEASTDEARRVREFLDVYEQASGQKVNKAKSSIFFSTNVIRYNKEEVCSLLQMSEASEHSTYLGLPNLLGRNKSTLLGYLKERVNARIRTWDGIRWRIGRGDSIQVLDQPWLMEEDNSYITSTSQLLKGKIVDYFLVAGQRQWDVNLVREHFNVRDQGSILNTGLTNSNNEDMIYWRFKESGLYSVKSAYKFLQVQKRQWTLEDGSSIWKSYGASKHPLSL; encoded by the exons ATGGAGAAGAAAGGTAGAGCTCTTTATCCTCAGTGGTTACTGGATGGGTTTATTGTAGTGCTTGCAGAAACTGGTTTGTATGCTTTGGAGCTATATGGACATCAGTATACGTGGGAAAAAGGGAGGGGCACTGCATCTTGGTTGGAAATTCGACTGGATAAGGAAATGGCAACTAGTTCTTGGGTTGATTTATTCCCATTGGCGAGACTATACAACTTGGAGGGCACCCCTTCAAATCACAGTCCTATACTTCTGAGGACTACAACTAGTTGTTTGTTAATGGGCAAAAAATGGTTTCATTTCGAGAACGCTTGGCTTACAGAGCCGTTGTGCAAATACATTGTCAGTGATACATGGGAGGCAGAAGTGGACGCTTCTTTAATGCATAAGGTGAAAACATGTGGAGATAATCTTAGTCTGTGGGGAAAGGAAGTCACTAGCTGTTTTGGTAAGAGGATTAAAGAGTGTAAATTCCAACTCAAACAGCTGCGAAACAAGCGAGATGAGAACTCTGTAGCTGAATATAAAGTGCCAAAAAAGAAGTTGTTTCTAATTCTTGACCAAAAAGAGATTTTTTGGCGCCAGAGATCCAAGCAATTATGGCTGCAAGCAGGAGATAAAAATACCAAATATTTTCATGGAGCTT GTGATTACCCAGTGCTGGCTAATAGGATGAAAAATATGCTGGAGAAGGTGGTTTCTGAGTCACAAAGTGCTTTTATCCCGGGGCGGCTAATTTTTGATAATATCATGGTTTCGTATGAATTAATACATTATTTAAAAAAGAAGAAGATTGGGAAGGATGGGTACATGGCCTTAAAACTTGATATGAGTAAGGCTTATGATCGAGTTGAGTGGGACTTTTTGAAGGCTATTATGCGGAAAATGGGATTTTCAGATTGGTGGATTCAGTTAGTTTTGACATGTGTGACCACAATATCTTATTCTATAGTGCATGGAGAGGTTGAGATGGGGCCTATTCATCCAAGTCATGGGATTAGACAGGGTGACCCTTTGTCACCCTATTTATTCATTATTTATGCTGAAG CGAGTACCGATGAGGCTAGAAGGGTGCGGGAGTTCCTGGATGTCTACGAGCAAGCTTCAGGTCAGAAGGTGAATAAAGCAAAATCTTCTATATTTTTCAGTACGAATGTGATTCGGTACAATAAGGAGGAGGTCTGTTCTTTGTTACAAATGTCTGAGGCAAGTGAGCACAGCACGTATTTGGGATTGCCTAATCTTCTGGGTAGAAATAAATCTACTCTACTGGGTTATTTGAAAGAGAGGGTCAATGCAAGAATAAGAACTTGGGATG GTATAAGATGGAGAATAGGAAGGGGAGACAGCATTCAGGTGCTGGACCAGCCTTGGTTAATGGAAGAAGACAATTCATATATTACGTCCACTTCTCAGTTGCTTAAAGGAAAAATAGTAGATTATTTTCTTGTTGCAGGGCAAAGACAGTGGGATGTTAATCTGGTTCGGGAACATTTTAATGTAAGGGATCAAGGGAGCATTCTCAACACCGGGTTGACTAACTCTAACAATGAGGACATGATCTATTGGCGTTTTAAGGAGTCAGGGCTATACTCAGTCAAGAGCGCTTACAAATTTTTGCAAGTGCAAAAGAGACAATGGACCTTAGAAGATGGCAGCAGTATCTGGAAAAGTTATGGCGCATCAAAGCACCCCCTAAGTCTCTAA